A window of the Juglans microcarpa x Juglans regia isolate MS1-56 chromosome 5D, Jm3101_v1.0, whole genome shotgun sequence genome harbors these coding sequences:
- the LOC121265845 gene encoding uncharacterized protein LOC121265845 translates to MSNAKPKIATKAKVYAIMAGEVDLEAGETADAGVITGMHWLSGHYSQIDCPRREVVINLPARERICYMGETIRLDLSTVTAKQVKKSLVNGDNIYLVMMMDVMVGPKEIQGISVIEDFPRVFTDELPRLPLDRETEFVIELEPATTPVHKALYQMAPAELKELKV, encoded by the exons ATGTCAAACGCTAAACCCAAGATTGCAACGAAAGCCAAGGTTTATGCCATTATGGCAGGAGAGGTAGACCTAGAAGCTGGTGAGACGGCTGATGCAGGAGTGATTACTG GAATGCACTGGTTGTCTGGGCATTACTCCCAAATAGATTGTCCAAGGCGGGAAGTAGTAATCAATTTACCTGCACGAGAAAGGATATGCTATATGGGTGAGACTATTCGGCTTGATCTATCTACCGTAACGGCTAAACAAGTCAAGAAGAGTTTAGTGAATGGGGACAACATTTATCTAGTAATGATGATGGACGTCATGGTAGGGCCTAAAGAAATCCAAGGAATCTCTGTGATTGAGGATTTTCCTAGGGTCTTCACTGATGAATTGCCTAGATTACCCCTAGATCGAGAGACGGAATTTGTAATTGAGCTTGAACCGGCCACAACCCCAGTGCATAAGGCACTCTATCAAATGGCCCCAGCAGAATTGAAAGAGCTTAAAGTGTAA
- the LOC121265846 gene encoding uncharacterized mitochondrial protein AtMg00860-like, translating to MPFGLTNALATFMELMNWIFRQYLDSFVVVFLDNILIYSHDEEEHKRHLRIVLEILQEHRLYAKLSKCEFWLCEVKFLGHVISGKGVAVDPMKTGAIIEWQRPTSAHEVRSFLGMVGYYRRFVEGFSRLSSSLTALTRKNARYAWTKQCKKSFQELKKRLTSALVLALPEPHKPYVVVYSDASRMGLGSVRDAF from the coding sequence atgccttttgggctgACAAATGCCCTTGCAACATTTATGGAACTGATGAATTGGATTTTTCGGCAATACTTGGATAGTTTTGTAGTAGTATTCTTAGATAACATATTGATCTACTCCCATGATGAGGAAGAGCATAAGAGGCACTTAAGGATTGTATTGGAGATATTACAAGAACATCGATTGTATGCCAAACTTAGTAAGTGTGAGTTCTGGCTCTGCGAggtgaaatttttgggacatgtgatttctGGCAAAGGAGTGGCAGTGGACCCTATGAAGACTGGTGCTATAATAGAATGGCAAAGGCCAACTAGTGCTCATGAAGTACGTAGTTTCCTCGGTATGGTAGGATACTACCGAAGGTTTGTAGAAGGGTTTTCTAGACTTTCTAGCTCTTTAACGGCTCTGACAAGGAAGAATGCTAGATACGCATGGACAAAGCAGTGTAAGAAGAGTTTTCAGGAATTGAAAAAGAGGTTAACTTCGGCCCTAGTTTTAGCACTACCAGAACCTCACAAGCCCTATGTAGTAGTCTATAGTGACGCCTCTAGGATGGGTTTGGGAAGCGTTCGGGATGCGTTCTAA